One Gossypium hirsutum isolate 1008001.06 chromosome A08, Gossypium_hirsutum_v2.1, whole genome shotgun sequence genomic window, gaggtcgtacatttgggttcgtacgaacgaactcagtgtaccatgcactcatcatttggagaaaggcttcccgatccctttctcctcctccctgaccaacagtaggaggtcggttttcagtcggcgctgccccttcagccggagctggcgcattactcttcatctgccacagctggatcaggatccatttactatataaaaattcatttaaaaaggtcagaagtcgtcacactatcacaattcatacatatggcatgtatagcaaaatccgtacatacaacacgtagtccgagaaccgaataaacctgctctgataccactaaatgtaacgcccccacgcccaaaACCGTCACCGGattcgagcttgaggggttaccgaacataatttatcaaattaagaacttcaaatcatttgtttctacattcacagctttctaactacctgcgtcacagttacaagaaaaatcatatctcgagttacgaaactcgaaatcaagatccgtaaattttacctaaatctagactcatatatatatttactaatattttttctagaatttttggttgggccaattagtacagtttattagttaaagtctcccctatttcagggttcgactgctctgacatctgtgtattacgaatcagatatctccctatacagaatttcaatgactacaaggtttatttttcttaaaactagactcaataaggaatctgtaaatataaagaaaaacttctaattattgttttaaaatttattatgaatttttaaagtcagaacaggggatccagaaatcactctggccctgtttcacaaaagtttaaatatctcataaactataatttatatgcctattttgttcaatccaaatgaaaatagactcattaagcttcaatttcataacttattcattatttagttccatttatactatttttagtgatttttcaaattcatgtcattgctgcagtaATATTCTactttaaggcaagtttcatctttccatgaatttttatgaactagataacctattaaacttccataatatcaaacacgatctaaattagccatcaccgtgacttatcaatatcaaacattttctcaaccaaacatggtcatatcataaaattatttacacaaaataagtatattgctatacatgccatacttaagttttacaagccatttacccagatgaaagtcctttggatagtgtgatcgaaccttcgacccgtcctgattcccgagctggcttgttcaaaactacagtaaataaagaggagggagtaagcataaatgcttagtaagttcatatgtaaataacaagtaacataacaatacaaatataccaaacaactttagcatggtatcaccaaaacatatatcacatttctaaacatcattcatcatcttaccaccttatcgttgttgtatctaattTCAACCCGAGGgctaagaacatacctgtccaaagtgtccatttcacaacacttaccaaaacgtcacttgcatcttaagtgttcttccatttcactagaaatttcacccgttgaacacatcagaatacaactcggatacacggataatttgcacataagtgcctcatatgtaatcaagaaatcatgtaacccgcccctaagtgaactcggactcaactcaacgagctcgggtgttcgcatccataagtgaactcggactcaactcaacgagttcggatgcctagttacatttcacgaactcggactcaactcaacgagttcagacatttgcatccataagtgaactcggactcaactcaacgagttcggatgctcaaccatcctagtgacatgtcacttgtatcctaatctattcctaaggttcaaacgggctttttttccttgatctcacatctttgccgtcttccacagaatatcggaaccgatactcggtgatagttcatactcatccagtaattcacataattacatattattcaacaataaccacaaagcataatatttcatgataataatcagcatcatatcatataaacaacattaaattgcttaaaatgacaattatgttactagatttacacatgaacttaccttggtaccaaaatataaagattttgaaatttagtccacaatcttttcttttcctcgatcgcgacttgaatctcgtttctcttgattatggagcttggaagcttgaaacaaaccctagctatggagaacccttgaaatttcggcctaatgaagaagatggacaaaaattggcttttaattttgtttttaattcattttaataactaaatgaccaaaatacccttactactaaactttccaaaaattccttccatgtcctaattttgtccatgaacttaaaattggtcaaattgctatttaagacctcctcattaatattccaaaacaatttcatactaaaaacttctagaatgcaagttttgcagcttattcgatttagtccctactttcaatttaagcactttatgcatagaatttcatcacgaaatttttacacaatcatgcaatcatatcataatcatcaaaataattataaaataattatttctatctcggatttgtggtcacgaaaccactattccgattaagccctaattcaggatattacacctcgtgtaactctctgacttgggtcacacggctaacacGCACGCCCGTATTGCTAactcgtgtgccctaaaaatgaccatacatgcccgtgtgccaggtcgtgtactaggtcgtgccaaacttgtaaggtatactgacttatgccacacggccaagtcacacgcctgtgtgtgaagccgtgtggagcatactaacttgattttaatttcaacaccaggggaaacacggccgtgtaacctaaccgtgtgtcacacatgaccgtgtaacctaaccgtgtgtcacacacggttgagacacacgcccgtgtctctgctcgtgtggacaaaaataggttttATCAAGCCATTTTACCACCCAACTTGCATAAACCTACAATAAACCAAAATTGGCACAAAACATAGCATCAATAGGCatttcaattcaaccaattcaaacataaatcatGCACATTCAATACCTCTATTTTCTATACTAATCACAAAACATGTCCTaccatttataccaaattcacatttacaattcaattaattATACACTTCCAAATATGCATCATTTAGCCTAATTTTCCAAGCAAACCAATATCTACAAATCAACCATTTGATACACATAATGCCTATTACCATTAAGCATCACACAACTATCATATACCTATCCATAAACTCAGAatccaagccatatatatatacatgattcaaacatatcaaaacaaccCAAAATGAGCCATCACTCAttgctatatatacaaaccaaaacatatacatttacaagccaattcaaatggctaaattcactTCCAACACATAACAAAAATGACCAaagattcctatacatgccatatacttaaaacttaagctcaaaagtaccaaattgatagttggatagtgtgacaatATCTTCGACGATTctcgagtctgagctagctttcaagtcactataaaacatgaaaaattaaacaaagtaagttatatagcttaataaactcgtatgaaataaactaaatcttaacataaatatacaaatcatcaatttgaacatatcaacatgtaattcatgtaactaacaaacctttcacattttcaatcataatcTTATATATGAACTTCTCAACTTCTTCGATTTaagcttatacggttcatgtacatacctgtaccatctcgtatcaatctcatacataatcacgTCTTTcatttactcgttgaaccattcggaatactatcggatacttggAAATCTCGCACattaagtgccaatatcatggcctgaagccaactcaatctcatatcacatatactactcacactagagctatcaatgggcctgctcacacaagattTCAGTTGAGacatagctacacgatgctgcttacacaagttgtcaagtatccacaacacatgccgatatactcagccaccgtaggatgtacaagaccagcacccggatcacataatcacattaatctcctaatgacatgtcactagtatccaaatttATTCCtcaggttcaaccgggatttcaaatGCCGAATCGTCATAGAATCATTGTCGAATGTGTTCATAGTCTCGTATttacagtttatgcaatatcaaagaatttaaaacataattataacaatatttataacatacgaacttacctcggattgtAAAAACGACGAAATGAGTGATCACTCGAGTCTTTTGTTTTTCCCCCATTTTAAATCttgatttcatttttcttgatctatataatatcaaaatcagcttatttaatcatctctctattcaatttagtccaaaatttgcTTTAAGGCATTTTTTACAcaattgcccctaatgtttcacatcttttacaatttagtccttatttcataaaatcacaattcatgcaattcaatactaaCCCATGCTAGGCAAATTACTATTATtcccctagtagcccatatttttcatttatttcacattttaaccactaaatttatacatttcacaatttagcccctaatttgcattttcattaaaaatcacttaacaaaacttgtatatctatcaacaagcattcataatctaccaAGAAAATTCATAATACAtatttattcatcaatggaaacattcaaaatttttaacagttttgcaaattagtccctaggctagctagacctagttgcaacgatctcaaaaacgtagaaatcattaaaaatgggacaaaaatagACTTACAATTAGATCATGAAGTGGCCGAACCCTAGAAAGCTCCCaaggatatttttattttttattttcggtaGAAGAAGATGAAATGGAGtaaaattttggcttatttttacttaatttgtgtttaattaatgaattacaAACTTTacctttataattaaacataCAAATCACTTAATATATACCAAAAAATGTCCACCCACcattataatggtctaattacagcataaggacctccactttaatattccatagctatttaatacctttaactataAGAACattacttttgcactttatgcgatttagtccttttttatcaaattaaccaatcaaacgataaaatttcttaatgaaattttcccaaaaacatattatcatactgtaaaccttaaaataataataaaataaatattttagcttcgaatttgtggttccaaaactattattctgatttgaccaaaaacgggctattacgGCCACAATGTCTAGGAATTAGATTTGCTATTAATATGTGTCTGAACCATCGCCTCCAGCCCACTCACAACTCTAATATTGAATGCGTCATATTTGATGGGGTCGaccgaagcacaaaatcgatattTAAGGGATGATACTCTCATAAGGTTGGATCTGGCTATTTTATGCCTAATTCTTATTCAAAGTTCTGGTAATTATATGTTCCGGTTAAAAGCCAACAACTCTATGTTCTCTAATAAAAAAACGACCCCACTCTAGCTGTCACGCACTTCTCCGTCTTAATAAACAATAGCATTAATTCGTCCActcattttcaatgaaataacCTGTTTGACATATTTGAAACAACAAAATCATGCAGAGAAATGGTGTTGTAATTAAATATGAACAACAAAAAATGATCCTTTATGCAAATTGCGTGGTAGCTCCAAATTATGCCTTATGTGCGAACTTCTCTTCTTCTGAtcttatttcaattttctttgcTCTTAAATTCCTTATGGAACTCAATGTTGAAATACATTACTTTTATAGACCTAGAGGTAAGTCTCGATTGATTAAGAAAATTTTCTCAGGCTAGTGGGAGTTGAAATTCTTAGAGGGAAAACGCTCCAAGTAGGGTGCTTTTTCAGTGCACGTCAGAGAAAAAGCACTAAAAGCGCCTCCACCAATGTTTTTCTTTGACATGCACTGAAAAACGTTCTACTTGGAGCGCTTTCTCTCTAAGAATTTTAACCCGAACTTTTAGCAACTCAACCATCATATATCTTGATATTCTCAGGATGTATTTTCTGAACCTATATCGATGTTCAAAGATAATGCACTAGAATATTTAATCAAACCGAGTAGTTCAAGTTTCGATTATGATGAGAATTGAATTTtgcaattcaaataattaaaatatacaattGGTGTAAATACGATGCCTCTAAAAAtcgaattaaataattattaactttacatctcaaaaaattataaaaaagaattatatataaaaattataaattataaaaaatatatataaaaaacaagcCCTAGACCTTAAAATCCAAAAAACCCAAACcctacttaaaaaccctaaacactaaccctaatttaaataaataaaatattaacccTAAATAAAATATTACACATGGAAAATGTTTTTAGCTGTAAGCGTTTTCGTATAATCGAACTATTGCCGTCATTTTTAGAGAAAATGGCctaaacatgtattttttttatatttttggcatattttggaaattttgtccAATACATGTCTATAACTAGTAATGcataaaatattattgaaaatttaatatcTTAACAAAATAGTATTTTCATTGAATTAGATTATGAATtgggttttaacttttaaaaattttatttgggtattGGATCTTTTTATTTTGGACTTAAGATTAGTTTATTTTGACTTTGAGTAATAAAGTGTATATTGTTTGGGCTTGAGCTTAGTACTATATATTTGAGTtttagaataaatattttaaaatataagaattaactttataaatttaataaaaaaattacaattattcaatttttaatataatataataataaacaataaaagatattttagtTAATTCATATGCATatcgtataataataaattttatatacaattagtaatttaattattttatataaaagaattctattaaaaatatataatttatgtttattataagGGAAATCTGAATTATTTTTTCATCCcacgaaaataaaatgaattattaccgttgaaacttaaaaattcaaaatttacttaaatatatCAAGCCCGTCCATTCCGAATCTAAATTCGAAAAAACCTAATCTTGAAAAAGTTGGTGTTTTCAAGCCAGAAAAAAATGTTATATGAATCCAGCCGTTTGGCACCTCTAACAATAACATGGCTCCCTCCTACGCCACTCGAATAGTTTATCCGATGGTAATATTTCAAATTGACTTTGTTTAGGTAATCTTAATATGAGGTGTTGCTACTGAATTGTGCAAGAAACTGATTCACCAAAAACAAATCTGTCGGCGCCTAATATGTTTCATGTCAATTAAAGAAGAATACAAAAGTTTTAACACGTTTGAAATTAGGTAGGCTTAGAGTAGCTCCAAGAAACTTGATGGTTCCAAAATGCCATCAAATATCCAAGATAATCCATTTTCATGAAAAGCTGGAATTCTGTCTTCTCTTCAGAAAATCCCTGCATATCTTTTCCCAGCTCTTCCTGTCAGGTTCAGCAGTTTCCAATCCAAATTTAGCTTTCTCGGCAATATCTCTCTGCATATTCTAACCGAACTGATTTTAATATACAGAGAAAAAAAGTGCATTCAAAGGGGGAAGGTGATTATTGATTATTTACCTGAATGGAGTTGTTATCGAGAAGGCGATCGATGATGTTGTATAGGATGTCCCTGGTATACTCTGGATGGCCCTGAATGCCAAGTATGTGTTGTCCAATCACGAACATCTCCACACCCGTCTTTTCCGAAAATGCAACCACTTGAGCTCCCATTGGGACCTCGAATACTTCGTCCTGGTGGCACTCTATGATTGACAGGGAAGAGGGCATTTCATCCAACTCTTCCAGGGAGCTGGGGACCCACAAATCTTTCACGACTTTTACTGTCCTCAGCCCTATATCCCATCCACTGCAAGCCTTGCCAACTTTCCCCCCCAATGACCTGCACAAAACCTGAACATGGGATGGGAATtgattaataaaacatttttggaaCTGTGGTGATGGTTGAAATTACAAAGATTTTGGGTGGGTACCTGATGGCCAAAGCAGATCCCAAGGACTTTCTTCTCCATGGCATCAAGTGTCTGCAAGAGGAAGCAAAGCTTGAGAATCCAGTAATCATTCCCGTAAGCATCATAGGGACTCCCACTGATCACAAATCCATCATACTTGTACAGCTCACTCATGTCAGGGAACTCATCATCCACAACCCTGAATAAGTCCCACCTTTCTCCTTCTTCTCCAAAAGCAGCAATAAACACATTGAAATAACCCCCATACACTTTCTCCACAAACTCGGAGTCCCTGGCTGCCAGCAAAACAGCATATCTTCCTACCTTCATTATTACTTCTCCCAAACTTGTACAGTATCTAAATGAGGATGATATGTGCAATCACAAGTTGAAGcttgaggggtttatatagaggGGCTTGGAAATTGCGATGTGGGGTAGGTTCGTGGGTTATTTAACccttaaagaaaaatgactaaacaGTGCATGGGTTTAGAATGTACACGGATTTTGACAGATTCGTTTGGACTTTGGAGACTCCAATGCATTGGTCGCTTGGCAGAAGATTCTCTGTGGGGGCGCGTATCGTATTCTCATCACACTTGAGAATTGAAAGATGCATACAGCAGGCTGCTGCTACATACACTGTTACTAAATCccctaatttaataaatatgatttGTGCTGCATTTATGTCTCTCATAAATCAGCTTTTCATTTATTGCAGGATCGTTTTATaaatttaaacacaaataatgatactacgtattttttttaaataataatgtattttttactaatatcataatataattaaccGAAAAATAAGTACTTTTATATACTGCATCAATGATAGATTCAACTATAATTCGTTTTTAAATTccataaataaaaagaatattctatactcttttttttcttaaatatattCTAAAAGTGGATGTGGAatctctattattattttttaattaaaaaaacttcagtattttttttatttttaaatttaaatattgataaCTAAATAACTCCGACTCATACAAAACTCGACACAAACCTTAAACGAATGTGGAGATACATGATTATCAAACAAAAAACGTCTAACTTTTTTTTTGGTGTGAAAACACTTGAAGATTAAGCTTTTAAATATAATACTTGTCAAAAGAAGGTTTGGCCCACTTGTTGAGTTTGTGTCAATCTATacttaatataaaaaaacttcAAGATGTCATAAATTATATTTCcttattaatatttcaaatatagaCTAGTGGGATCTATGCAAATTAATGTTAGTAAATTAAGTATATTAAATCCGAATGCATGAATCCAAGGGAATCCCAAAATGTATGTTCCCTTAATTTGAGCTAGATGCAACGGAAATTCTGATTTGTAAAATTCCTTTGTTTCAGTAACAAGATTGCTATTAAAAGAGGGACACTAACATAttctttataaaatatttattttggtatctccaataaatattgttaaattttgaCACTTCAATCATCAAATCAAATCAAGAGACCTGGCCATTTTTATTTCAAAGTAGAAAATGCTACACCCCAAATTCACTattttactaaataaataaataagttaatttctaattttatttataaaaatgagtgactttaaattttatttatcggAATGGGTCAAAATAACCTAAAACGCACTTACATGAAAGTGTTTTAAGAAGAAATTTCAGAAAAGCATGCCAGCGTAGCGCGCTTTACCTCATGgttggactaaatttaaaaaaagagagtcattttttaaaaatattataaaaatagatcaaattttaaaaaatttattagaataagcctttataaatattcaaattggcaacaccaattttttttaagtgtcactaattaatatggaaataaaacttgcaaaatagatatttatagagACCTAAAGTCTTGTTTCTCTTGTTTTCTTAAGCAATATGAGATGcgaaatatgtgtttatatagaGCCATGAATAGGTTTGCAACTTGTTTCTAGACAATATGAgattccttcctcttttaactaacaacataagattaaatGCTAcagtatattttatattttttctatagaataatttctattttttatattttgttaacattttCTCATATTGTAAAATCTTTTGAGATCTTTATCTTGTTGCATTTTAAAATTGTTAGCATATACAAAAAGACtattaaaaaaaagagcaaattGCACATTTGAAACTTGTAGATGCAGTAATcttctattcaattttaaatgTTGAAGTTAATATCCAtgcaattctaatttttaaaataattttccattatttcaatttagatgttatacttttaatttttattttattttatgttatgaatgtttgattaataaataaatgtgagtatttGGTActcaaatagtatttttttttgtaattttaaaaaattgatatctctttctctaaatatttatttttttaatattttactatactcattaatttttt contains:
- the LOC121204599 gene encoding gamma-glutamyl peptidase 3 isoform X1, whose amino-acid sequence is MKVGRYAVLLAARDSEFVEKVYGGYFNVFIAAFGEEGERWDLFRVVDDEFPDMSELYKYDGFVISGSPYDAYGNDYWILKLCFLLQTLDAMEKKVLGICFGHQVLCRSLGGKVGKACSGWDIGLRTVKVVKDLWVPSSLEELDEMPSSLSIIECHQDEVFEVPMGAQVVAFSEKTGVEMFVIGQHILGIQGHPEYTRDILYNIIDRLLDNNSIQEELGKDMQGFSEEKTEFQLFMKMDYLGYLMAFWNHQVSWSYSKPT
- the LOC121204599 gene encoding gamma-glutamyl peptidase 5 isoform X2 encodes the protein MKVGRYAVLLAARDSEFVEKVYGGYFNVFIAAFGEEGERWDLFRVVDDEFPDMSELYKYDGFVISGSPYDAYGNDYWILKLCFLLQTLDAMEKKVLGICFGHQVLCRSLGGKVGKACSGWDIGLRTVKVVKDLWVPSSLEELDEMPSSLSIIECHQDEVFEVPMGAQVVAFSEKTGVEMFVIGQHILGIQGHPEYTRDILYNIIDRLLDNNSIQNMQRDIAEKAKFGLETAEPDRKSWEKICRDFLKRRQNSSFS
- the LOC121204599 gene encoding gamma-glutamyl peptidase 5 isoform X3 gives rise to the protein MKVGRYAVLLAARDSEFVEKVYGGYFNVFIAAFGEEGERWDLFRVVDDEFPDMSELYKYDGFVISGSPYDAYGNDYWILKLCFLLQTLDAMEKKVLGICFGHQVLCRSLGGKVGKACSGWDIGLRTVKVVKDLWVPSSLEELDEMPSSLSIIECHQDEVFEVPMGAQVVAFSEKTGVEMFVIGQHILGIQGHPEYTRDILYNIIDRLLDNNSIQRDIAEKAKFGLETAEPDRKSWEKICRDFLKRRQNSSFS